In uncultured Fibrobacter sp., the genomic stretch GGCAAGCGATGCCTTGGTCGGCAAGCGTGATTACCGCCGTAACCTGGTGATGAACCAGTCGGCACGTTGCATGGCTGCCTACGTTTATTCGTCGGCGGGCGTGCATGAATCTACGACGGACATGGTCTTTAGCGGTCACTTGATGATTGCCGAGAACGGCAGCATGATTGCCGAAAGCAAGCCGTTTAGCCGCGAATCTGAAATTATTTACGCCGATGTCGATGTGGAACGCCTGAACATGCAGCGCTTGAGCGAAGGCTCGTTCCAGGATTTCGACAGCCGCAGCTTCTATGCGCGCGCGGCGAGTTTCGATGGCCTGCGTTCGATTGATAGCCTTAAGTATCGCTTTGTGGCGCCGATGCCGTTTGTGCCGGGCAACATCGAAACTCGCGACAAGTCCTGCACCGAGATTTTCAATATCCAATGCGCAGGACTTGCGAAGCGACTCGAAGCGTCGCATTCTGCGCGCGCGGTGATTGGCCTTTCGGGCGGCTTGGATTCTACGCTTGCCTTGCTCGTGGTGGCCGAAACTTTCAAGCTCCTGAAACGCCCTGCTTCTGAAATCCTGGTGCTTACGATGCCTGGATTCGGTACGACCAAGCGCACCAAGAACAACGCCGTCACGATGGCGGAACTCTTGGGCGTAGAATTGCGCACGGTTGACATCCAGAAGGCTTGCCTGCAGCATTTTGCCGACATCGGTCACGACCCGAAAACGCTCAATGTGACTTACGAAAACGTGCAGGCCCGCGAACGCACGCAGATTCTGATGGACATTGCCAACAGTGTAGGCGGAATCGTTATCGGAACTGGAGACCTTTCTGAAATCGCTCTCGGCTGGAGCACTTATAACGCTGACCATATGTCCATGTATGCAGTGAACTGCGATATTCCGAAAACGCTCGTGCGCCATGTGGTGGGCTGGTATGCCGACCATGCCGAAAGCTTTACCGCCGACAAGAAGACGGCAAAAGAACTTGCCGACGTGCTCCGCGATATCTTGGACACGCCGGTGTCGCCGGAACTTTTGCCCGCCGATGCGAACGGCCAGATTGCACAGAAGACCGAAAGTATCTTGGGCGCTTACGAAATCCACGACTTCTATCTGTACCACTTTGCAAAGTACGGCGCGACCCCACAAAAGCTCCTGTTCCTCGCGAAGTATGCCTTTGCCGGCAAGTTCAGCGACGAAGAACTGGAGAAGGCATTAGCCGTATTCGTGCGCCGATTCTTTACGCAACAGTTCAAGCGCAGCTGCATTCCTGACGGCCCGAAAGTCGGTACAATCTCCCTGTCGCCCCGCGCTGACTGGCGCATGCCCAGTGACTCAAGCTTCAGCGATTGGATGTAGGTTTCTTGGCGATAAGCTCGTCAAACGTTTTTTCACGTTCTTCAGGCTGCTTTAAACCTAAAGCTTCGTCAAAAATATCGGATGAATTACGATAATCTACGGGTTCTTCGTTCAAATAATTGTCTACAAAAAATGAATTACCCCTACCGGGAATAAATCCGAAAACTAAACATGTTATTCCGGTGATGACGGCCCAAAAGATAAATAGGATGATCATTAGAAAAAAATCGGCCCCTATACATAAAAGGAATAATGTCATTACAAGATAAAACCCAGTAAAGACTAACCATGTATATAGCCGACCTTTCATCTTATCAGTCATGCCTTAAATATAAACTAATGAAAAAAGAAATGCTGATGCTGAAACGAGTTCAGCATGACAGTAGGCGAGGAATGGAGGTGCCGGAACGAGTCCGGCAAGACAAGTAAGAAGATAATCGCTTAGCAAGCGATAATAAAGCGTCGGCCAAGGGTGCCTTCGCAAAAGTGTGCAAGTGAGTGTCGCATAGGCTTGTTTACTTGCCTATATGACCGAACGCAGCCACGGACGCCGTAGGCGTCAACTCCGAGCTGGGGCCCCTCCCGCATTATCAAGGGGTTTTAGGGGTGTACCCCTAG encodes the following:
- a CDS encoding NAD(+) synthase, which codes for MFGFYRFASVCPTLKVADTAYNTAEIIRCATEAIDGGAAFVVFPELCITGYTCSDLFHQELLLKKSVESLSKIAEAFAKSDTVIAVGLPLRMFGCLYNCAAFVQKGKLVAVTPKIHLPNQREFYEKRHFSSGRDLLRGGVAGAAPVCPVEGFGDVPVTNFFTVAGKSGSEVRVGVELCEDLWTAVPPSGELALAGANVIVNLSASDALVGKRDYRRNLVMNQSARCMAAYVYSSAGVHESTTDMVFSGHLMIAENGSMIAESKPFSRESEIIYADVDVERLNMQRLSEGSFQDFDSRSFYARAASFDGLRSIDSLKYRFVAPMPFVPGNIETRDKSCTEIFNIQCAGLAKRLEASHSARAVIGLSGGLDSTLALLVVAETFKLLKRPASEILVLTMPGFGTTKRTKNNAVTMAELLGVELRTVDIQKACLQHFADIGHDPKTLNVTYENVQARERTQILMDIANSVGGIVIGTGDLSEIALGWSTYNADHMSMYAVNCDIPKTLVRHVVGWYADHAESFTADKKTAKELADVLRDILDTPVSPELLPADANGQIAQKTESILGAYEIHDFYLYHFAKYGATPQKLLFLAKYAFAGKFSDEELEKALAVFVRRFFTQQFKRSCIPDGPKVGTISLSPRADWRMPSDSSFSDWM